A DNA window from Brassica napus cultivar Da-Ae chromosome C1, Da-Ae, whole genome shotgun sequence contains the following coding sequences:
- the LOC106410268 gene encoding probable inactive receptor kinase At5g67200 encodes MTLFFLYSLLFLLLRFSAAYPLPATDYFNSFLPSDAVALLSFKSTADLDDKLLYSLTEPYDYCQWRGVECSQDRVVRLVLKGVGLRGRFSPETLSRLDQLRVLSLEDNSLSGSIPDLSPLVNLRTLTLSRNGFSGALPPLLLSLRRLLVLDLSYNNFSGEIPSDINALTRLSSLNLEFNRFNGELPPLNQSYMTSFNVSGNKLTGKIPVTATLLRFNVSSFWPNAGLCGEIINRSCGSLSPPFFDSSKPNATSSSSASQPPQTAQNGEATLPTLPGSSVSKKSKNGWLVLGFTIGLASLVVLGLCLVVCSLVIKNRRDDEDNDVTMFQPNLKGDTTQPPTESLTARAVPASSIKPLKREEEVKIQIQAPPQKRVPRSGDLIFCGDVNEGGEGMYTLDQLMRASAELLGRGSVGTTYKAVMVNQMIVTVKRFAPSKTAVTSDLEFENHMEKVGTLRHPNLVPTKAYFQSNGERLVIYDYQPNGSLFNLIHGSRTSKAKPLHWTSCLKIAEDVAQALHYIHQSSAKFHGNLKSTNILLGHDFEACLTDYCLSVLIDSSVPPSDPDIASYKAPEIRKSANSPTSKCDVYSFGVFLFELLTGKPASRQPFMAENNMLDWVRAMRQEDKKSKEENGLEMMTQTACLCRVTSPDKRPTMREVIKKIQDIKESVVMTEENDKFQYS; translated from the exons aTGACACTATTCTTCCTCTATtctctcctcttccttctcCTCCGTTTCTCCGCCGCATATCCTCTCCCGGCGACGGACTACTTCAACTCCTTCTTACCATCCGACGCCGTCGCTCTACTCTCCTTCAAATCCACCGCCGATCTCGACGACAAGCTTTTGTACTCCCTCACCGAGCCTTACGACTACTGTCAATGGCGCGGCGTAGAGTGCTCTCAAGATCGCGTCGTTAGACTCGTTCTAAAAGGCGTCGGCCTCCGTGGACGTTTCTCACCGGAGACTCTCAGTCGCCTTGACCAGCTCCGTGTTCTTAGCCTTGAAGATAACTCGCTCTCTGGTTCGATTCCTGATCTCTCTCCACTCGTCAACCTCAGAACCCTAACCCTAAGCAGAAACGGTTTCTCCGGCGCTCTCCCTCCGTTGCTTCTCTCCCTCCGTCGTTTGCTCGTGCTCGATCTCTCGTATAACAACTTCTCCGGCGAGATTCCGTCTGATATCAATGCTCTGACGCGACTCAGTTCTTTGAATCTTGAGTTTAACAGATTCAACGGCGAACTCCCGCCGCTGAATCAGTCCTACATGACGTCGTTTAACGTCTCCGGTAATAAACTCACCGGGAAGATTCCGGTGACGGCGACTCTGTTACGTTTCAACGTATCCTCGTTCTGGCCCAACGCTGGACTCTGCGGTGAGATCATCAACAGATCTTGCGGCTCACTTTCTCCGCCGTTTTTCGACTCGTCTAAACCGAACGCCACGTCATCATCATCTGCGTCGCAACCGCCTCAAACCGCTCAGAACGGTGAAGCAACGTTGCCGACTCTTCCCGGTTCATCAGTGAGTAAAAAGAGCAAAAATGGATGGTTAGTGCTCGGTTTCACCATTGGCCTCGCGTCGCTCGTAGTCCTCGGTCTCTGCCTCGTCGTGTGCTCGCTTGTTATCAAGAACCGGAGAGATGATGAAGACAACGACGTGACGATGTTTCAACCGAATCTAAAAGGAGATACTACGCAACCACCAACCGAATCTCTCACCGCACGAGCCGTTCCAGCCTCAAGTATCAAACCGCTGAAGCGTGAAGAGGAAGTCAAGATTCAAATCCAAGCGCCGCCGCAAAAGAGAGTCCCAAGAAGCGGAGATCTGATTTTCTGCGGCGACGTTAATGAAGGAGGAGAAGGCATGTATACGTTAGACCAGCTGATGCGAGCTTCGGCGGAGCTTCTGGGAAGAGGATCGGTAGGGACGACGTATAAGGCGGTGATGGTTAACCAGATGATCGTGACGGTGAAGAGATTTGCACCGTCCAAAACAGCGGTTACTTCGGATCTGGAGTTTGAGAATCACATGGAGAAAGTGGGTACGCTCAGGCACCCCAACCTTGTGCCAACAAAAGCTTATTTTCAGTCGAACGGAGAGAGACTTGTCATCTACGATTACCAACCCAACGGAAGTCTCTTCAACCTTATTCACG GTTCAAGAACATCAAAGGCAAAGCCATTACATTGGACATCATGTTTAAAGATAGCAGAAGATGTAGCTCAAGCACTACATTACATTCACCAATCATCTGCAAAATTCCATGGAAACCTCAAGTCCACAAACATCCTCCTCGGTCACGACTTCGAAGCTTGTCTCACGGATTACTGTCTAAGTGTCTTAATAGACTCATCTGTCCCTCCTAGTGATCCTGACATCGCTTCCTACAAAGCACCTGAGATCAGGAAATCGGCAAACAGTCCTACGTCCAAATGCGATGTTTACTCGTTCGGAGTCTTCCTCTTTGAGCTGTTGACGGGTAAACCGGCTTCAAGGCAACCGTTTATGGCGGAGAATAATATGTTGGATTGGGTAAGAGCAATGAGGCAAGAAGATAAGAAGTCCAAGGAAGAGAATGGGCTTGAGATGATGACTCAAACAGCTTGTCTTTGCCGTGTGACGTCGCCTGATAAAAGGCCGACGATGAGAGAAGTGATAAAGAAGATTCAAGATATAAAGGAGAGCGTTGTGATGACTGAAGAAAACGATAAATTCCAGTACTCGTAG
- the LOC106408748 gene encoding glutathione S-transferase T3-like, whose protein sequence is MGRASEDKPQCLNSRMTWQLNVERFWKKIVDYYNASPQLVGTISRELGPCKQRWARINEQVCKFVGCYDAASRGQRSGQNDDDVMKAALDSFFNIYEHKFSLEHAWRELRHDQKWCSTYIVKDGGKDKRKQVVDVDREDEVAEPESRPVGVKAAKAAGKRKKSGKEEEMSQLQAIMEIKEKLYKQKILDCLLAKKDPLSEMEETLKLKLMSEML, encoded by the exons ATGG GAAGAGCTTCTGAGGATAAACCGCAGTGTCTGAACTCGAGAATGACTTGGCAG TTGAACGTTGAACGTTTCTGGAAGAAGATTGTTGACTACTACAACGCAAGCCCTCAACTGGTTGGGACAATATCTAGAGAGCTTGGTCCGTGCAAGCAGAGGTGGGCTAGGATTAACGAGCAAGTCTGTAAGTTCGTAGGATGCTATGATGCGGCGTCGAGGGGGCAGAGAAGTGGTcagaatgatgatgatgtgatgaaagctGCCCTCGACTCATTCTTCAACATTTACGAGCACAAGTTCAGCCTCGAACATGCGTGGAGGGAGCTGAGGCATGACCAGAAATGGTGCTCCACCTATATCGTTAAAGACGGTGGGAAGGACAAGCGCAAACAAGTGGTGGACGTTGATAGAGAAGATGAAGTTGCCGAACCTGAAAGTAGACCAGTTGGTGTGAAAGCTGCTAAAGCTGCTGgtaagaggaagaagagtggcaaagaagaagagatgtcaCAGCTACAGGCTATCATGGAAATCAAAGAAAAACTCTATAAACAGAAAATTCTAGATTGTTTACTTGCCAAAAAAGATCCACTATCTGAGATGGAAGAAACTCTTAAACTCAAACTCATGTCTGAGATGTTATGA